In Camelina sativa cultivar DH55 chromosome 16, Cs, whole genome shotgun sequence, a single window of DNA contains:
- the LOC104751230 gene encoding uncharacterized protein LOC104751230, with protein sequence MAIPSYLSPNLPFHPSTKLFPSRLTFSSSSSSSSSSVCCLSVDRQINHSSVSNEISGLRVVISAGGTAGHVSSALAIGDELKSADPQSQILFIGFPNSMESTTVPSAGFDFSAISTVGSSSSRPFLCFTSFLKFPLRLIQSTFESYKILREFKPQIVVGTGGHASFPVCFAAVISRTKFVIQEQDSIPGTTYWVLSFFADTIFAPFNCTVTNLPKRVAAKCVVYGNPIRQALRRYSSKGAARVSFFGQWAGAVSDAKVVLLLGGSLGANAINIALLNCYSQLLSEHENWFFVWQTGVEAFDEMDSLVRSHPRLFLSPFLRSIGVAYAAADLVISRAGAMTCSEIMALGKPSILIPSPHSDEGDQIRHASLMADSVGSKLITEEELDSITLRAAMEDILGNEELMTEMSERAFKCAKPDAASDVAKHIISIINSKDK encoded by the exons ATGGCGATACCTTCATACCTTTCCCCAAATTTACCTTTTCACCCTTCGACTAAACTCTTTCCGAGTCGACTCActttttcctcctcctcctcctcctcctcctcctctgtttgttGTCTCTCAGTAGACCGCCAAATTAACCACTCCTCGGTTTCCAACGAAATCTCCGGTTTACGAGTTGTCATATCCGCCGGAGGCACAGCCGGACACGTCTCTTCGGCGCTAGCGATCGGAGACGAGCTTAAATCCGCCGACCCGCAATCTCAAATCCTCTTCATCGGATTCCCAAACAGCATGGAGAGCACGACGGTCCCCTCCGCCGGATTCGATTTCTCAGCCATCTCCACCGTCGGATCATCATCGTCCCGACCATTCCTATGCTTCACCTCTTTCCTCAAATTCCCTCTCCGCTTGATCCAATCAACCTTCGAATCCTACAAAATCCTCCGCGAGTTCAAACCCCAAATCGTCGTCGGCACCGGAGGTCACGCCTCTTTCCCGGTTTGCTTCGCCGCCGTGATCTCGAGAACCAAATTCGTAATCCAGGAACAAGATTCAATCCCTGGAACCACTTATTGGGTTCTGTCTTTCTTTGCCGACACAATCTTCGCTCCTTTCAACTGTACAGTCACAAACCTCCCCAAAAGAGTCGCAGCCAAGTGTGTCGTTTACGGTAACCCTATAAGACAAGCGCTTAGACGGTACTCGTCGAAAGGAGCGGCGCGTGTGAGCTTTTTCGGACAGTGGGCTGGAGCTGTGTCGGATGCTAAAGTTGTGCTTTTGCTTGGTGGGTCTTTAGGAGCCAATGCCATTAACATAGCTTTGCTTAACTGTTACTCGCAGTTGTTGTCTGAACATGAGAACTGGTTCTTTGTTTGGCAAACTGGTGTTGAAGCTTTTGATGAAATGGATAGTCTCGTTAGAAGCCATCCTCGTCTCTTTCTATCCCC GTTCTTGCGATCGATAGGTGTGGCTTATGCGGCTGCAGATTTGGTTATCTCGAGAGCCGGTGCAATGACTTGTTCAGAGATCATGGCTTTAGGAAAACCTTCTATTTTG ataCCATCACCACATAGCGATGAAGGGGATCAAATACGGCATGCTTCTTTAATGGCGGACAGTGTGGGATCAAAGTTAATAACAGAAGAGGAGCTAGATTCGATCACTCTTCGAGCTGCAATGGAAGATATTCTAG GGAATGAAGAACTGATGACAGAAATGAGCGAGCGTGCATTCAAATGTGCAAAACCGGACGCTGCATCAGATGTTGCTAAACACATTATTTCTATTATCAATTCCAAAGATAAGTAG